A single region of the Paludibacter jiangxiensis genome encodes:
- a CDS encoding glycoside hydrolase family 2 TIM barrel-domain containing protein, producing the protein MKQLKLKMGLLLVAAFVSVLSIQAQKKSPAVAASTETAIQYLSGHGSDDAVDWDFFCTDGRNSGKWSKIKVPSCWELQGFGTYQYGMPFYGKADPPGIAKEQGKYKYKFKLPKEWAGREVRIVFDGVMTDCEAQINGRKCVGLHQGSFYRFKADVSDRIFFGDKENLLEVTVSKESSNPSVNLAERRADFWNFGGIIRPVFVEALPAQNIDRTAIDAKADGSFAADVYLGSGQGSDFKVVAQLTDKEGKNVGKAIEVPVRGGSDRVKVEGAFSGIKTWSPETPNLYNVTFSLIQGNIVRHTVKERFGFRTIEVRPSDGLYINGQKVLVKGVNRHSFRPETGRTLSKKDNYDDVKLIKEMNMNAVRLSHYPSDPEFLDACDELGLYVMVELLGWHGKYDTTVGKKLVNEMVTRDLNHPSVTWWSNGNEGGFNFDLDGEFAPLDPQKRPVLHPQANFGGFETMHYRSYGESQEYMRKPEIFMPTEFLHGLYDGGHGAGLYDYWEMMRKHPRSAGGFLWSFADEGVVRTDQNGKIDNAGSYAPDGIVGPHHEKEGSFFTVKQVWAPVQVNVASLSENFNGVLSVENRYDFINLKNCKFVWKLAKLPYLKEKQIVASGEIGSPDVAAHASGELKLNLPSDWRKADVLYLTATDPFGKEIWTWDWTWKKPTDFFSFAGQKGSVSAREEGDNLIVKTASDELTFSKKSGELVNVLHDGKAVSFGKGPRFTAARRGDRSMDVFYNHDDKDAKSKERIYNDISGNDRLTAFTFKTTADSVTVDATYFGNLQKTHWAISADGNIRVDYQYDYEGEVELMGVKFDYPEDKVVSKQWLGNGPYRVWQNRLHGTLLDNWQRDYNDPIPGESFEYPEFKGYFANWKWVNFTTKEGNFALGNDDPDSYLGVFTPRDGRDAQLFTLPQTGISVLKVIPAMRNKVNSTDLIGPSSQAKWVSGVQKGSIYLKFGK; encoded by the coding sequence ATGAAACAATTGAAATTGAAGATGGGTTTGCTGCTTGTTGCAGCGTTTGTGAGTGTCCTGAGCATACAGGCGCAAAAGAAAAGTCCGGCGGTTGCCGCGTCGACCGAAACGGCGATTCAGTACCTCTCGGGACATGGTTCCGACGATGCTGTCGATTGGGACTTTTTCTGTACCGATGGCCGTAACAGTGGCAAATGGTCGAAGATTAAAGTGCCCTCCTGCTGGGAATTGCAGGGTTTTGGCACCTACCAGTACGGAATGCCGTTTTATGGCAAGGCCGATCCTCCGGGCATTGCCAAGGAGCAGGGCAAGTATAAGTACAAGTTCAAATTGCCGAAAGAGTGGGCGGGTCGTGAGGTGCGCATTGTCTTCGATGGTGTGATGACCGACTGTGAAGCGCAAATCAACGGTCGTAAATGCGTGGGACTCCATCAGGGCTCTTTCTACCGTTTCAAGGCAGATGTGAGTGACCGTATCTTTTTTGGCGACAAGGAAAATCTGTTGGAGGTGACAGTCAGTAAAGAATCCTCTAATCCGAGTGTGAATCTTGCCGAACGTCGCGCCGACTTCTGGAATTTCGGAGGTATTATCCGTCCGGTATTTGTGGAGGCACTTCCGGCTCAAAACATCGACCGCACCGCTATCGATGCCAAAGCCGACGGTTCGTTTGCCGCCGATGTCTATCTTGGTTCGGGACAAGGCTCCGATTTCAAAGTGGTGGCTCAGTTGACCGACAAAGAGGGTAAAAATGTGGGTAAAGCTATTGAAGTGCCGGTGCGCGGTGGTTCCGATCGCGTGAAAGTGGAAGGCGCGTTTTCAGGCATCAAAACATGGTCGCCCGAAACGCCGAACCTCTATAATGTGACGTTTTCGTTGATACAGGGCAACATTGTCCGTCATACCGTGAAGGAACGTTTTGGCTTCCGCACCATCGAAGTACGACCGAGCGATGGTTTGTATATCAACGGACAAAAGGTTCTCGTAAAAGGGGTGAACCGTCACAGTTTCCGTCCCGAAACCGGCCGTACGCTTAGCAAAAAAGACAATTACGATGACGTGAAGCTCATCAAGGAGATGAACATGAACGCCGTACGTTTGTCGCACTATCCTTCCGATCCCGAATTTCTGGATGCCTGCGACGAACTGGGTCTCTACGTGATGGTGGAATTGCTTGGCTGGCATGGAAAATACGATACCACCGTGGGTAAAAAATTGGTAAACGAAATGGTAACCCGCGACCTGAACCACCCGAGCGTTACTTGGTGGTCGAATGGCAACGAGGGTGGCTTCAACTTTGATCTTGACGGAGAATTTGCCCCTCTTGATCCGCAAAAACGTCCGGTATTACATCCACAGGCAAATTTTGGAGGCTTCGAAACTATGCACTATCGTTCGTATGGTGAAAGTCAGGAGTATATGCGCAAACCGGAGATTTTTATGCCTACCGAGTTCTTGCATGGGTTGTACGATGGCGGCCATGGTGCCGGTTTGTACGATTATTGGGAAATGATGCGCAAACATCCGCGTAGCGCGGGTGGTTTCCTCTGGTCGTTTGCTGACGAGGGCGTGGTGCGCACCGACCAGAACGGTAAAATTGACAATGCCGGCAGCTATGCTCCCGACGGTATTGTGGGACCGCATCACGAAAAAGAAGGTAGCTTTTTTACAGTCAAACAGGTCTGGGCGCCGGTACAGGTCAACGTTGCTTCGTTGTCCGAAAACTTCAACGGCGTGTTGTCGGTCGAAAACCGTTACGACTTTATCAACCTGAAAAACTGTAAGTTTGTTTGGAAACTGGCGAAGTTGCCTTACCTGAAAGAAAAACAGATCGTTGCTTCCGGCGAAATTGGCTCGCCCGATGTGGCGGCTCATGCTTCTGGTGAACTGAAACTTAACCTGCCTTCCGATTGGCGCAAGGCCGATGTGCTCTATCTTACCGCTACCGATCCTTTCGGTAAGGAGATCTGGACATGGGACTGGACATGGAAAAAACCGACCGATTTCTTCTCTTTTGCCGGACAAAAGGGCTCTGTATCTGCCCGTGAAGAGGGTGACAACCTGATTGTAAAAACCGCTTCCGACGAACTGACCTTTAGTAAAAAGTCGGGCGAACTGGTCAACGTGTTGCACGATGGCAAAGCTGTCTCGTTCGGTAAGGGACCACGCTTTACGGCTGCCCGCCGCGGCGACCGCTCCATGGACGTGTTTTACAACCACGACGACAAGGACGCCAAGAGCAAGGAGCGTATTTACAACGATATTTCGGGTAACGACAGACTCACCGCTTTCACTTTCAAAACTACTGCCGACAGCGTGACCGTAGATGCCACCTATTTCGGCAACCTGCAGAAAACGCACTGGGCGATTTCGGCTGACGGCAACATTCGTGTCGATTATCAGTACGATTACGAAGGTGAGGTAGAGTTGATGGGCGTAAAATTCGACTATCCGGAAGACAAGGTGGTGTCGAAACAGTGGCTGGGCAACGGCCCTTACCGTGTTTGGCAAAACCGTCTTCATGGCACGCTGCTCGACAACTGGCAACGCGATTACAACGATCCGATTCCGGGAGAATCGTTCGAATATCCCGAATTCAAAGGCTATTTTGCCAACTGGAAATGGGTGAATTTTACCACCAAAGAAGGTAACTTTGCGCTCGGTAACGACGATCCGGACAGCTATCTCGGCGTGTTCACTCCGCGTGACGGTCGCGACGCGCAGCTCTTCACCCTGCCGCAAACCGGTATCTCGGTGCTGAAGGTGATTCCGGCTATGCGCAACAAGGTGAACTCCACCGACCTCATCGGCCCTTCGTCGCAAGCCAAATGGGTGAGCGGTGTGCAGAAGGGGAGTATTTATCTGAAATTTGGGAAGTAA
- a CDS encoding sialate O-acetylesterase produces the protein MNKFVSFFVVLFLVIGVHAEVRLSHIFSDNMVLQQQSKVAVWGWAKAGAAVRITPSWDGKIVETKAGADGKWKAFVATPKASKTAYRITFSDGKPVTLKNVLIGEVWLCSGQSNMEMPMKGFKGNPILNGNMDILKSKNPMLRLITVKRNGQLAPVDTISGTWEEATPETVKEFSATGYYFGKLLNEMLDEPVGLILCSWGGSSIEAWMNREMLKDFPETKFAKQGDTIKAPNRTPLMLFNGMLNPIIGYGIKGCIWYQGESNYENPDQYPALMKTMVSNWRQLWGQGDFPFYYCQIAPYNYASISPKEKWGGKFNSAYQREAQFKAQKLIPNSGMVSLMDIGEEFCIHPMRKNVGGERLALMALAKTYGQKGFAYESPVLKEMTIDKDGKAILNFDNAPLWLTSFGKELKTFEIAGEDKVFHPAKAVINRAKVEVSSPDVPKPVAVRYAFKDFVVGDLFSNEGLPVSSFRTDNW, from the coding sequence ATGAACAAATTTGTTTCTTTTTTTGTAGTTCTGTTTTTGGTAATCGGCGTTCATGCCGAGGTGCGTTTGTCGCACATCTTTTCAGACAATATGGTGTTGCAGCAGCAGTCGAAAGTGGCTGTTTGGGGATGGGCAAAAGCTGGTGCCGCGGTTAGAATCACCCCGTCGTGGGATGGGAAAATAGTTGAAACGAAAGCCGGTGCCGATGGCAAATGGAAGGCCTTTGTAGCTACCCCGAAAGCGAGCAAAACGGCTTATCGCATCACTTTTAGCGACGGCAAACCGGTAACGCTGAAAAACGTGCTGATCGGCGAGGTGTGGCTTTGCAGCGGTCAGTCCAACATGGAGATGCCGATGAAGGGCTTCAAGGGCAACCCCATCCTGAATGGGAATATGGATATTCTCAAATCGAAGAATCCGATGCTGCGCCTGATCACCGTCAAACGCAACGGACAGCTGGCTCCGGTCGATACCATCTCCGGCACCTGGGAAGAAGCAACTCCCGAAACGGTGAAGGAGTTCAGCGCCACCGGCTACTACTTCGGCAAACTGCTTAACGAAATGCTAGACGAGCCGGTCGGCCTGATCCTCTGCTCGTGGGGCGGCTCCTCCATCGAAGCGTGGATGAACCGTGAGATGCTGAAGGATTTTCCCGAAACGAAATTTGCCAAACAGGGCGACACCATCAAAGCGCCTAACCGCACACCGCTGATGCTTTTCAACGGGATGCTCAACCCCATTATCGGCTACGGCATCAAGGGCTGCATCTGGTATCAGGGCGAAAGCAACTACGAAAATCCCGATCAATATCCGGCGCTGATGAAAACGATGGTAAGCAACTGGCGGCAACTCTGGGGTCAGGGAGATTTCCCTTTCTACTATTGTCAGATTGCTCCTTACAATTATGCTTCCATTTCCCCGAAAGAGAAGTGGGGCGGCAAGTTCAATTCGGCGTATCAACGCGAGGCGCAGTTCAAAGCACAGAAACTGATTCCTAACTCAGGCATGGTGTCGTTGATGGACATTGGCGAGGAGTTCTGCATCCATCCTATGCGCAAAAATGTGGGTGGAGAACGTCTCGCACTCATGGCATTGGCAAAAACTTACGGACAAAAAGGATTTGCTTATGAAAGCCCGGTACTCAAGGAGATGACCATTGACAAGGATGGTAAGGCAATCCTGAATTTCGACAATGCGCCACTCTGGCTTACTTCGTTTGGTAAAGAGCTGAAAACATTCGAGATTGCAGGTGAGGACAAAGTGTTCCACCCTGCCAAAGCGGTAATTAACCGTGCAAAAGTGGAGGTATCATCTCCCGACGTTCCCAAACCGGTGGCTGTCCGTTATGCTTTCAAGGACTTTGTAGTCGGCGACCTCTTCAGCAACGAAGGTCTGCCGGTATCGTCGTTCCGGACGGATAATTGGTAA
- a CDS encoding DUF6054 family protein, which yields MKVSKVKMSTRNLDDLVNYFVDQIQFDYENHSEEISILVKEAFYLRTSSTQNNMLIFKRSGNHILVDIIGSAGGTGLLNFSWGSEASFINKVMHLLKDYCSLNRIELETLND from the coding sequence ATGAAAGTTTCTAAAGTAAAAATGTCAACTCGAAATTTGGATGACCTTGTTAACTATTTTGTGGATCAAATACAATTTGATTATGAAAATCATAGCGAGGAGATCTCGATATTGGTGAAGGAAGCCTTTTATTTACGGACAAGTTCCACACAGAATAATATGCTAATTTTCAAAAGATCGGGGAACCATATATTAGTTGACATTATTGGCAGTGCTGGCGGAACTGGATTGTTGAATTTTAGTTGGGGTTCTGAAGCCAGTTTTATTAATAAAGTAATGCATTTATTGAAAGATTACTGCTCTCTAAATCGCATTGAGCTTGAAACGCTCAATGATTGA
- a CDS encoding glycoside hydrolase family 2 protein, producing MKYKQLLLILFLPLALSLGAKEYQPAFSAAGFYDLQNSGRQVYNFNVGWRFHKGDVAGAEKADFKDAAWDVVSTPHTVELEPAEASGCRNYQGIAWYRKHFTLDKAYAGKKAILYFEAVMGKCKVYLNGKLVKQHLGGYLPFSIDLLEAGAVPGQKCVVAVYADNSDDKNYPPGKSQKTLDFAYHGGIYRDIWLVVKNTVNISDPNEAGKVAGGGVFVHYGEINDKLADVFVDTDVQNQSDVAKSVKVETALIDPKGNVVVKTVSSVSLKKGESKQVKQSVKVKNPVLWTPDEPLLYHVESRVISGKISLDGGMTRIGIRKAEFRGVDGFYLNGKPYEKLIGGNRHQDFAYVGNAVPNSQQWRDAKKLRDAGCRIIRSAHYPQDPSFMDACDELGLFVIVPTPGWQFWNKDPEFAKLIYSDIRNMIRRDRNHTSVLMWEPILNETRFPLDFSLNALKITKEEYPYQGRFAAADMNSEGVKDNYDVVYGWPRDTGTVKQSIFTREFGEYVDDWYAHNTPNRAARAWGEGPQLIQALHLAKTYNEMCDAPAQFVGGCQWHPFDHQRGYHPDPYWGGIMDNFRQYKYSYYMFRSQIDPKRPHPLADIEPMLFVASEIGPFSSPDVVVFTNCDEVRLIRYERDTLVQKAPKALRGMPHPPVVFKNAYDFYEMRQFPYVQKNWQRVSFKAEGLIDGKVVVTEKKMPSRRSTQVRLRLDNEGQQLTADGSDFVCVIAEITDDQGNVRRLAKEQILFSVEGEGEIIGDASIQANPRVVEFGSAPVLIRSTTKAGKIKVNARVLFEGEYAPKSASIEFASVAPARTLLFEENPKVFISGKNGSQSNRKTMTDEEKQKLLNEVEKQQTDFGEVKAN from the coding sequence ATGAAATATAAACAGTTACTTTTAATTCTTTTCCTGCCATTGGCTCTTAGCCTCGGTGCGAAAGAGTATCAGCCGGCCTTTTCGGCGGCGGGATTTTACGACCTGCAAAACAGCGGTCGGCAAGTGTATAACTTCAATGTCGGGTGGCGTTTCCACAAAGGCGATGTGGCCGGAGCTGAAAAAGCCGATTTCAAGGATGCCGCCTGGGATGTGGTGAGTACGCCGCATACCGTGGAACTGGAACCTGCCGAGGCGAGTGGTTGCCGGAATTATCAGGGCATCGCGTGGTACCGCAAGCACTTCACCCTCGACAAAGCCTACGCCGGCAAAAAGGCGATTCTCTATTTCGAGGCGGTGATGGGCAAGTGCAAGGTTTATCTCAACGGCAAGTTAGTGAAGCAACATCTGGGTGGCTATCTGCCTTTCAGCATCGATCTGTTGGAAGCCGGTGCGGTGCCGGGTCAGAAATGCGTGGTGGCCGTTTATGCCGACAACAGCGATGACAAGAATTATCCTCCCGGTAAAAGCCAGAAGACACTCGACTTTGCATATCACGGAGGAATCTACCGTGACATTTGGTTGGTGGTGAAGAATACGGTCAATATCTCCGACCCGAACGAAGCAGGCAAAGTGGCCGGTGGCGGCGTCTTTGTGCATTACGGCGAAATCAACGATAAACTGGCCGATGTCTTTGTTGATACCGACGTACAGAACCAATCGGACGTCGCCAAAAGCGTGAAGGTGGAAACCGCATTGATTGATCCGAAAGGAAATGTCGTGGTTAAAACAGTATCGTCGGTTTCGTTGAAAAAAGGTGAGTCAAAACAGGTAAAACAGTCTGTCAAGGTGAAGAATCCGGTGCTCTGGACACCTGACGAACCGCTGCTCTATCATGTGGAATCGCGTGTCATCTCTGGCAAAATTTCGTTGGACGGCGGTATGACGCGTATCGGTATTCGCAAGGCAGAATTCCGTGGCGTAGATGGATTTTATCTCAACGGGAAGCCCTACGAAAAACTGATTGGAGGTAACCGTCACCAGGATTTTGCTTACGTGGGCAATGCCGTTCCCAACTCGCAACAGTGGCGCGATGCCAAGAAACTACGTGATGCCGGTTGCCGCATCATTCGTTCTGCTCACTATCCGCAGGATCCCTCTTTTATGGATGCATGCGACGAACTGGGCTTGTTTGTGATTGTACCGACTCCCGGCTGGCAGTTCTGGAACAAAGATCCTGAATTTGCCAAGTTGATCTATTCCGATATCCGCAACATGATTCGCCGCGACCGTAACCACACTTCGGTGTTGATGTGGGAACCGATCCTGAACGAAACACGTTTCCCGCTTGATTTTTCACTGAATGCTCTCAAAATAACCAAAGAGGAGTATCCATATCAGGGTCGTTTTGCTGCTGCCGATATGAATTCGGAAGGGGTGAAAGATAATTACGATGTGGTGTACGGCTGGCCGCGCGATACTGGAACCGTTAAACAGAGTATCTTTACACGTGAATTTGGTGAGTATGTCGACGACTGGTATGCGCATAACACGCCAAACCGTGCGGCACGTGCCTGGGGTGAAGGCCCGCAGTTGATTCAGGCGCTACACCTTGCCAAAACATACAATGAGATGTGTGATGCTCCGGCTCAGTTTGTGGGTGGTTGCCAGTGGCATCCTTTCGATCACCAGCGGGGTTACCATCCCGATCCTTATTGGGGCGGTATCATGGATAATTTCCGTCAGTACAAATATTCATATTACATGTTCCGGAGTCAGATCGATCCGAAGAGACCGCATCCTCTGGCTGACATTGAACCGATGTTGTTTGTTGCCAGCGAAATTGGACCATTCTCCAGTCCCGATGTGGTGGTGTTTACCAATTGCGATGAGGTGCGACTGATTCGTTACGAACGTGACACGCTGGTGCAGAAGGCCCCGAAAGCGTTGCGCGGAATGCCGCATCCTCCTGTTGTATTCAAGAACGCCTACGATTTTTACGAAATGCGTCAGTTCCCTTACGTGCAGAAAAACTGGCAGCGTGTCAGCTTCAAGGCCGAGGGCTTGATCGATGGTAAAGTAGTGGTGACGGAGAAGAAGATGCCTTCGCGCCGTTCTACTCAGGTTCGCCTTCGCCTTGATAACGAAGGACAGCAGCTCACCGCCGACGGTTCCGATTTTGTCTGCGTTATTGCCGAGATTACCGACGATCAGGGCAATGTGCGCCGCCTGGCCAAAGAGCAGATTCTCTTCTCGGTGGAAGGTGAGGGTGAGATTATCGGCGATGCATCCATTCAGGCCAATCCGCGTGTAGTGGAATTCGGTTCGGCTCCCGTGTTGATTCGTTCTACTACGAAAGCGGGCAAGATTAAGGTAAATGCCCGGGTGTTGTTCGAGGGAGAATATGCTCCCAAGTCTGCATCTATCGAGTTTGCGAGTGTTGCTCCGGCGCGGACGCTTTTGTTTGAAGAGAATCCGAAAGTTTTTATCTCCGGCAAAAACGGATCACAGTCGAATCGAAAAACGATGACTGACGAAGAGAAGCAAAAGTTGTTGAATGAAGTAGAGAAACAACAGACCGATTTTGGCGAGGTAAAAGCCAATTGA
- a CDS encoding deoxyguanosinetriphosphate triphosphohydrolase, whose amino-acid sequence MEWSSLLTNKRLGMEHYHSERADDRTEFQRDYDRLIFSAPFRRLQNKTQVFPLPGSIFVHNRLTHSLEVACVGRSLGDNVSRKLKTKYKDSVPFIDEIGSIVSAACLAHDLGNPPFGHSGENAISTYFSEGKGLALKEKVGDELWIDFTKFEGNANAFRLLTHQFNGRREGGFALTYSTLASIVKYPYLSNFADPKKSKFGFFHSEEETYSKIAADLGVIPNPENPARFARYPLVYLLEAADDICYQLMDIEDAHKLKILTSEETKELLLGYFSDEKRQKTQEIFSVVTDINEQIAYLRSSVVGILVRECAQIFVDKEEEILAGQFTGSLIKHLPERSAKAYQHCSDVAFKKIYCATEVLDIELAGYKIILTLLDELIQAVLAPQKSYSKQLLRRIPLQYETKSDTTYGKVQSVLDYISGMTDVYALDLYRKITGMSLPSL is encoded by the coding sequence ATGGAATGGTCGAGTTTGTTGACCAATAAACGACTGGGAATGGAGCATTATCACTCTGAACGTGCCGATGATCGTACCGAATTTCAACGTGATTACGACCGGCTGATTTTTTCGGCTCCTTTTCGTCGGTTACAAAATAAAACCCAGGTGTTCCCGCTTCCGGGCAGTATTTTCGTGCACAATCGTTTGACTCACAGTTTGGAAGTGGCCTGTGTGGGGCGCTCGTTGGGTGACAACGTGAGCCGTAAGCTGAAGACGAAATACAAAGATTCCGTGCCTTTTATCGACGAAATCGGTTCGATCGTTTCGGCGGCTTGTCTGGCGCACGACCTGGGCAATCCTCCCTTCGGCCACTCGGGCGAGAATGCCATCTCCACCTATTTTTCGGAGGGAAAAGGGCTGGCACTGAAAGAAAAGGTCGGCGACGAATTGTGGATCGATTTTACCAAGTTCGAGGGGAATGCCAACGCGTTTCGCCTGTTGACGCACCAGTTCAACGGCCGACGCGAAGGTGGTTTTGCCCTTACTTATTCCACGCTGGCTTCCATTGTAAAATACCCCTATCTCTCCAACTTTGCCGATCCGAAGAAATCCAAATTCGGTTTCTTCCATTCAGAAGAGGAGACGTACAGTAAAATTGCAGCCGATTTGGGGGTGATTCCCAATCCCGAAAATCCGGCCCGTTTTGCCCGTTATCCGTTGGTTTATCTCCTCGAAGCCGCCGACGATATTTGCTACCAGTTGATGGATATCGAAGATGCACACAAGCTGAAAATTCTCACTTCGGAAGAGACAAAAGAGCTTTTACTGGGCTATTTTTCGGATGAAAAACGACAGAAAACGCAGGAGATATTCTCTGTGGTTACCGATATCAACGAGCAAATTGCCTATCTGCGGTCGTCGGTGGTAGGAATTTTGGTTAGAGAGTGCGCACAGATTTTTGTCGACAAAGAGGAAGAAATCCTGGCGGGACAGTTCACAGGCTCGTTGATCAAGCACCTGCCCGAACGTTCGGCAAAAGCCTATCAACATTGTTCCGACGTGGCCTTCAAAAAGATTTATTGTGCAACTGAAGTGCTCGATATCGAGCTGGCTGGTTACAAGATTATTCTCACGTTGCTCGACGAATTGATTCAGGCCGTGTTGGCTCCACAAAAATCGTATTCCAAGCAACTTTTGCGCCGCATCCCGTTGCAGTACGAGACCAAAAGCGATACAACCTACGGCAAAGTGCAGTCGGTGCTCGATTACATCTCCGGAATGACTGATGTGTATGCTCTCGATCTTTATCGAAAAATAACAGGAATGAGCCTGCCATCGCTTTAG
- a CDS encoding 30S ribosomal protein S16 — protein MATKIRLQRHGRKGYAYYHIVIADSRAPRNGKFTERIGSYNPNTNPATVEVNFERALYWVTTGAQPTDTVRNILSDEGVLMMKHLQGGVKKGAFDETEAQKRFEAWKTSKVAATESVKDKLAAAAAAKAKEALEAEIAKNQAKAAEIAKKRAEESAALAAAAAEAAQEAAAPEAPAAEETPAE, from the coding sequence ATGGCAACAAAAATCAGATTACAAAGACACGGCCGTAAAGGGTATGCCTATTACCACATTGTTATTGCCGATAGTCGCGCACCACGCAACGGTAAGTTTACAGAACGTATCGGTTCTTACAACCCTAACACAAATCCAGCAACAGTAGAAGTTAACTTCGAACGTGCATTGTACTGGGTAACTACCGGAGCTCAACCTACAGATACTGTCCGCAATATCCTTTCTGACGAAGGTGTATTGATGATGAAACACTTACAGGGCGGTGTTAAAAAAGGTGCTTTTGACGAAACTGAAGCTCAAAAACGTTTCGAAGCTTGGAAAACTTCAAAAGTAGCTGCAACCGAATCTGTAAAAGATAAATTGGCTGCTGCCGCTGCTGCAAAAGCAAAAGAAGCTCTCGAAGCTGAAATTGCTAAAAATCAGGCTAAAGCCGCTGAAATTGCAAAAAAACGCGCTGAAGAATCAGCTGCTCTTGCTGCCGCTGCTGCTGAAGCAGCACAAGAGGCCGCAGCACCTGAAGCTCCTGCCGCAGAAGAAACTCCTGCCGAATAA
- a CDS encoding glycosyltransferase family 2 protein translates to MKKLVSIVLPAHNESGNVGVIKNKIRECFPFETYDLELIFVNDGSTDDTMEQLYRLSQEDKSVFYIELSRNFGHQCALKAGLDYAHGDCVISMDCDMQHPPELIKPLIEKWEQGYDIVYTCRAESESASYMKRKTSNAFYHIFNWFSDVQIEKGTADFRLMSRGVADVFKRFRENDLFIRGMIKWMGFRQTHIDYEPNERFSGTTKYTVRKMLRLAVHAVTSFSVRPLYLAIYIGFGLSLLALMYLPYVLYSFFYSGHYAYGWGSVILTIVFFSGLQLCVLGVIGLYLGKLFIQVKDRPLYIVRSSNFDNAPA, encoded by the coding sequence ATGAAGAAACTAGTCTCTATAGTGTTGCCTGCCCACAACGAATCAGGAAATGTGGGTGTCATTAAAAATAAAATTCGGGAGTGTTTCCCCTTTGAAACATATGATCTGGAACTGATTTTTGTTAATGATGGCAGCACTGACGATACTATGGAACAGCTTTATAGGCTGTCGCAGGAAGACAAAAGTGTTTTCTACATTGAACTTTCACGTAATTTTGGGCATCAATGCGCGTTAAAGGCAGGTTTGGATTATGCCCATGGTGACTGTGTTATCTCCATGGATTGCGATATGCAGCATCCCCCCGAATTAATCAAGCCTCTTATAGAAAAATGGGAGCAGGGGTATGATATAGTTTATACCTGTCGTGCGGAATCGGAATCGGCATCTTATATGAAACGTAAAACATCTAATGCGTTTTATCATATTTTCAATTGGTTTTCAGATGTTCAAATTGAGAAAGGCACGGCTGATTTTCGTTTGATGTCCAGAGGTGTCGCTGATGTGTTTAAGCGATTTCGGGAAAACGATCTGTTTATTCGTGGAATGATAAAATGGATGGGTTTCCGTCAGACTCATATTGATTATGAACCGAATGAACGTTTCTCGGGTACAACTAAATATACGGTACGGAAGATGCTTCGTCTGGCAGTGCATGCTGTGACCTCGTTTAGCGTTCGCCCCTTGTATCTGGCTATTTATATCGGATTCGGACTTTCTCTGCTTGCGTTGATGTATCTCCCCTATGTGCTTTATTCATTCTTCTATTCAGGACATTATGCATATGGATGGGGATCTGTGATTCTTACCATTGTCTTTTTTTCCGGATTGCAACTTTGCGTGCTGGGAGTCATCGGATTGTATCTTGGAAAACTGTTTATTCAGGTTAAAGACAGGCCTTTATACATAGTTCGTTCAAGTAACTTTGACAATGCTCCTGCTTAA
- a CDS encoding polysaccharide deacetylase family protein: protein MIFLSFDIEEFDNPFPCSQLLTFERQMEISVAGTERILDLLAGQNVVATFFCTANFAEHAPHLISRMVADGHEVASHGYYHNRFEPEHLKQSRDFLERLTGCSVTGFRMPNMGQVSVDELVNAGYSYNSSLHPTYLPGKYNNFTKPRRIFQEGALYQIPASVSPLVRLPLFWLALHNYPLPIYKMLAQASLKKDGYLNLYFHPWEFIDLNNAGLDLPLYVKRNSGDAMVDRLASFIACFKAKNEQFGRLNECAEKFLNT, encoded by the coding sequence ATGATATTTCTAAGCTTTGATATAGAGGAATTTGACAATCCCTTTCCTTGTTCACAACTCCTTACGTTCGAGCGGCAAATGGAGATTTCCGTTGCCGGGACGGAGCGGATTCTTGATTTACTGGCCGGACAGAATGTTGTTGCCACATTTTTTTGCACTGCGAATTTTGCTGAACATGCTCCGCATCTAATTTCTCGAATGGTCGCTGACGGTCACGAAGTGGCTTCTCACGGTTATTATCACAATCGTTTTGAACCCGAGCATCTAAAGCAATCCCGTGACTTTCTTGAACGACTGACAGGATGTTCTGTAACAGGATTTCGTATGCCAAATATGGGACAGGTAAGTGTTGATGAACTCGTAAATGCGGGTTACTCCTACAATTCCTCCCTTCATCCGACTTACCTGCCCGGGAAGTATAATAACTTTACCAAGCCCAGACGAATCTTTCAGGAAGGTGCTCTGTATCAGATACCAGCTTCTGTATCACCGCTTGTACGTTTACCTTTGTTTTGGTTGGCGTTACACAATTATCCTTTGCCAATCTATAAGATGCTGGCTCAGGCTTCTTTGAAAAAAGATGGCTACCTGAATCTCTATTTTCATCCATGGGAGTTTATTGATCTTAACAACGCAGGACTTGATTTGCCGCTATATGTCAAGCGCAATTCGGGCGATGCTATGGTTGACAGGTTGGCTTCGTTTATAGCATGTTTTAAGGCTAAAAACGAGCAATTCGGACGGCTGAATGAGTGTGCAGAGAAATTCCTGAATACTTAA